Proteins found in one Bicyclus anynana chromosome 24, ilBicAnyn1.1, whole genome shotgun sequence genomic segment:
- the LOC128199437 gene encoding uncharacterized protein LOC128199437, with protein sequence MHLKIREENLLKQFWELETEPNNIFQKKLTNEEIKCENFFQSTATRDNDGRYVVRLPVKKEKPECEEGQFRELASKRFYSTEKKLLENPKHYEEYQKVMKEYLSLNHMKLIESNEEKADSTTVYLSHHAVVKEDKDTTKVRIVFDATQKDVNNVSLNDSLIEGRKLQQDLKHLLMRWRCGKIAIVKMYRQVRVHDDDTKYQRILWRPDPNQPIQHYKVLTLTFGTAFASYFAVKCLQQIAKDERYKYQMAAEREDFYVDDLMTTCKTEKEFKLMYNEMNNLLHGSGFQLQKWSSNSENFLKYASEETTSSDKSIKIKANDTLKVLGITWNRTADEFEFGINLQNTNDKITKRRILLDIARLYDPMGWIAPVIVKAKIYIQKLWQANLDWDDTLPENLLSEWLNFRTDSVNPKNVKIPRCMKLTDNSHRELHAYVDASKSAYAAVIYLRTADTEGNVHVSLVTAKTKVAPIEKEVYIPRLELCGAVLAAKLLYEVSQVLDISINNSFAWTDTTVVLAWLRDLPNRWTTFDSNRVSEIINIVDYERWSHVTTVFNPADWASIGPQPSELLDHELWWKGLQWLHSRELECNKTEFNTHKEEKPMKTYVAIKETEDKFPWTKFSSLSKALRILSLCKRFLILTKLSKEERHKIKPIITTDE encoded by the coding sequence ATGCACCTTAAAATTAGAGAAGAAAATTTATTGAAACAATTTTGGGAACTTGAGACAGAACCAAATAACATTTTCCAAAAGAAGCTTACGAATGAAGAAATCAAatgtgaaaatttctttcaatcAACCGCTACGAGAGATAACGATGGGCGGTACGTTGTGAGACTGCCggtcaaaaaagaaaaacctgAATGTGAAGAAGGACAGTTTAGAGAGTTAGCTTCGAAAAGATTTTATTCCACTGAGAAAAAGTTACTAGAGAATCCTAAACATTATGAAGAATATCAGAAAGTTATGAAAGAATATCTTTCACTAAATCATATGAAGTTAATAGAAAGTAATGAAGAAAAAGCAGATTCTACAACAGTTTACCTATCACATCACGCAGTAGTCAAGGAAGACAAGGACACGACAAAAGTAAGAATAGTTTTTGATGCTACCCAAAAGGATGTGAATAATGTCTCATTGAATGACAGTCTAATAGAAGGTCGAAAATTGCAACAAGACTTGAAACATTTGTTGATGAGATGGCGATGTGGAAAAATTGCTATAGTTAAAATGTATCGTCAAGTCAGAGTACATGATGATGACACAAAATATCAGCGTATACTCTGGAGACCTGATCCTAATCAGCCAATACAACATTACAAGGTACTCACCCTGACTTTTGGAACTGCTTTTGCATCCTATTTCGCAGTAAAGTGTTTACAACAGATAGCTAAAGATGAAAGATATAAATATCAAATGGCTGCTGAAAGAGAAGATTTTTATGTAGACGATCTGATGACTACATGTAAAACtgaaaaagaatttaaattgaTGTATAATGAAATGAATAATCTACTACATGGATCAGGCTTTCAACTTCAGAAATGGAGTAGTAATAgtgaaaactttttaaaatacgcGAGCGAAGAAACAACTAGTTCtgataaatcaataaaaatcaagGCTAACGATACACTAAAGGTTTTGGGCATTACTTGGAACCGGACAGCagatgaatttgaatttggaataaaTTTACAAAACACAAACGATAAGATCACTAAGAGAAGAATTCTTTTAGATATAGCTAGATTGTACGATCCAATGGGATGGATCGCACCTGTTATAGTCAAGGccaaaatttatatacaaaagttATGGCAAGCAAATTTAGATTGGGATGACACATTACCTGAAAATCTCTTATCGGAATGGTTAAACTTTAGGACAGATTCAGTCAACcccaaaaatgttaaaattcctAGATGCATGAAGCTGACAGATAATTCACATCGAGAGTTACATGCGTATGTTGATGCATCTAAGTCTGCTTATGCAGCAGTTATTTATCTGAGAACAGCGGACACAGAAGGTAATGTTCACGTGAGTTTGGTTACTGCCAAGACGAAGGTTGCACCAATAGAGAAAGAGGTATATATTCCGAGATTAGAACTTTGCGGTGCAGTTCTGGCTGCGAAGTTATTATACGAAGTATCCCAAGTGTTAGACATAAGTATAAATAACTCATTTGCTTGGACTGACACAACAGTGGTGTTGGCATGGCTACGAGATTTGCCGAATCGCTGGACAACATTTGATAGTAATCGAGTATCTgaaattattaacattgttgaTTATGAACGATGGAGTCATGTAACGACAGTTTTCAATCCGGCTGACTGGGCTTCGATAGGCCCGCAGCCATCAGAATTATTAGATCATGAACTTTGGTGGAAAGGTCTGCAATGGCTTCATAGTAGAGAACTCGAATGTAACAAAACAGAATTTAATACACACAAAGAAGAAAAACCTATGAAGACTTATGTAGCAATAAAAGAAACAGAAGATAAATTTCCATGGActaaattttcatcattatcaaaagcACTAAGAATTCTATCACtgtgtaaaagatttttaatattaacaaaattatcaaaagaagaaagacacAAGATAAAACCTATAATAACTACAGACGAATGA
- the LOC112055270 gene encoding trypsin CFT-1-like — MIFFGMIALTDLFLNIISALPSQERIVGGTITSINNYPFTVSLQFSWDNVRFGHKCGATILNNRSAVSAIHCWVNNPVANRFRIRSGSTTKSSGGWMHNVAQLIGHPHFNRANLDNDIGIVRVATLFQIHLPTVRAARVAGTHHHVPDNHDVVALGWGNIHTDGPGSEQLRRVVLRAVNHTQCRMAFGGLTANMLCANWIDASRSICFGDSGTGLLHNNVLVGVASFIGWDGCGSIRWPSVFVRVSRYETWIRTNS, encoded by the exons atgatattttttggtATG aTTGCATtaactgatttatttttaaatattatttcagcgCTCCCATCGCAAGAAAGGATCGTCGGAGGAACAATAACAAGCATTAACAATTACCCCTTCACTGTTTCGCTACAGTTTTCATGGGATAATGTACGTTTTGGCCACAAATGCGGTGCTACTATCCTGAACAACCGCTCCGCGGTCTCGGCGATCCATTGTTGGGT GAACAATCCGGTCGCAAACAGATTCCGCATCCGTTCGGGTTCGACGACCAAAAGTAGCGGCGGATGGATGCACAACGTGGCGCAGCTTATCGGCCATCCCCACTTTAACCGGGCAAACCTCGACAATGACATCGGCATTGTCCGAGTCGCTACCCTCTTCCAGATCCATTTACCAACCGTGCGAGCTGCTCGCGTCGCTGGAACTCACCACCACGTTCCAGACAACCATGACGTTGTAGCTCTTGGATGGGGAAACatacat ACAGATGGACCTGGATCAGAACAACTGCGCCGGGTAGTCCTTAGAGCTGTCAATCATACTCAGTGCAGGATGGCCTTTG GAGGTCTCACTGCCAATATGCTGTGTGCCAACTGGATCGATGCAAGCAGGAGCATCTGCTTCGGTGACTCTGGCACCGGTCTGCTTCATAACAACGTGCTCGTAGGAGTAGCCAGCTTCATCGGCTGGGACGGCTGCGGCTCCATTCGTTGGCCTTCTGTGTTTGTCAGAGTCTCTAGATACGAGACTTGGATTCGTACAAATTCTTAG
- the LOC112055271 gene encoding trypsin, alkaline C-like has protein sequence MKTIYLFLGIFVSLAFSAPSGQERIVGGSITTINNYPFAVSLQLTRNNVNFNHQCGGTILNNRSMVSAAHCWVNNPVASRYRCRAGSTTKSSGGWSHNVAQLFGHPHYSPRNHDNDIGVVRVATAFQLGAATVRAGNIARSNHNVPENRDVIAIGWGFISTNGPLSEQLRHVVLRTVNQARCNRDFGGSITANMLCANWHDGRRSICFGDSGTGLIMNNVVIGISSFIGWDGCGSTRFPAVFARISRYEAWIRNHA, from the exons ATGAAGACTATCTACTTGTTTTTGGGAATATTCGTGTCTTTGGCATTTT CGGCCCCATCGGGTCAAGAGAGAATAGTTGGAGGATCAATAACCACCATCAACAATTACCCGTTCGCCGTCTCTCTACAGCTCACGAGGAATAATGTAAACTTTAACCATCAATGTGGTGGTACCATCCTGAACAACCGCTCCATGGTCTCGGCGGCACATTGCTGGGT GAATAACCCTGTCGCAAGTAGATACCGTTGCCGAGCGGGTTCCACGACTAAAAGTAGTGGCGGTTGGTCTCACAACGTGGCGCAACTTTTCGGACATCCCCATTACAGCCCGAGGAACCATGACAACGACATCGGGGTAGTCCGAGTCGCTACTGCCTTCCAGCTCGGTGCAGCCACCGTGCGAGCTGGCAACATCGCTAGATCCAATCACAATGTTCCAGAGAACCGTGACGTTATTGCTATTGGATGGGGATTCATAAGT ACAAATGGACCTTTATCAGAACAACTGCGCCACGTCGTTCTCAGGACGGTCAATCAAGCCAGGTGCAATCGTGACTTTGGTg GAAGCATCACTGCCAACATGCTGTGCGCTAACTGGCACGATGGAAGGAGAAGCATCTGCTTCGGTGATTCTGGCACTGGTCTGATTATGAACAACGTGGTCATAGGCATTTCCAGCTTTATCGGCTGGGACGGCTGTGGCTCTACTCGTTTTCCTGCAGTTTTTGCCAGGATTTCTAGATACGAGGCTTGGATTCGAAACCACGCTTAA